From Carnobacterium mobile DSM 4848, one genomic window encodes:
- a CDS encoding membrane protein, with protein MKKIKDERLILKNLKNIRSAYIIQTLGIFCILGYDWITRGSEAMFESPLWFVFIVSTTALTLFSMDISVAHESPKKSPKRSLGISIVIIALISIAVGIFVPFSSKSDSINGLIVGGVLFIVVFIPYIYLYYLRTKQQD; from the coding sequence ATGAAAAAAATTAAAGATGAACGTTTAATTTTAAAAAATCTTAAGAATATCAGGAGTGCATATATTATTCAAACATTGGGTATCTTTTGTATCTTAGGCTATGACTGGATTACTAGAGGATCAGAAGCAATGTTTGAAAGCCCGTTATGGTTTGTTTTTATCGTTTCAACTACTGCATTAACATTATTCTCTATGGATATTAGTGTAGCTCATGAATCTCCTAAGAAATCTCCAAAAAGAAGTCTCGGTATCTCTATCGTTATTATTGCACTTATTTCTATTGCAGTTGGAATTTTTGTGCCGTTTTCTAGTAAATCTGATTCAATAAACGGATTAATTGTAGGAGGAGTATTATTTATTGTTGTTTTTATACCATATATTTATCTTTATTACCTACGTACCAAACAGCAAGATTAA
- a CDS encoding helix-turn-helix transcriptional regulator, translated as MDNRIKIARVQVSLTQQQLAEKVDVTRQTISLIEKGKYNPSLKLCLNICHAVNKTLDELFWKERD; from the coding sequence GTGGATAATAGAATAAAAATTGCACGTGTCCAAGTTAGTTTAACGCAGCAACAATTAGCTGAAAAAGTGGATGTCACTCGTCAAACCATTAGTTTAATTGAAAAAGGCAAATATAATCCCTCTCTAAAACTATGTCTTAATATATGCCACGCCGTTAATAAAACACTAGACGAACTATTCTGGAAGGAAAGGGACTGA
- a CDS encoding helix-turn-helix domain-containing protein: MEISHEIKKRRTELNITQEELAERLNVTRAAVSNWEVGRNYPDIQLLLKISDELNISLDQLLRGDKTMVSSIDKKIKKGNFIDKYYIVFLTIVSMTLVGYFSFDNWVSTIIFGVISGGIFGLIIDSIGKSKTIK, from the coding sequence ATGGAAATCAGTCATGAAATAAAAAAAAGAAGAACAGAATTGAATATTACTCAGGAAGAACTTGCTGAACGATTAAATGTGACAAGGGCCGCTGTCTCAAATTGGGAAGTAGGAAGAAATTACCCTGACATTCAACTTTTGTTAAAAATTTCTGATGAGCTAAATATTTCTTTGGATCAATTATTGAGAGGGGATAAAACAATGGTTTCATCTATAGACAAAAAAATTAAAAAAGGTAATTTTATAGATAAGTATTATATTGTTTTCCTAACAATAGTTAGTATGACACTAGTGGGTTATTTTTCATTTGACAATTGGGTTTCAACTATTATCTTTGGAGTGATTAGTGGAGGAATCTTTGGATTAATTATTGATTCCATTGGGAAAAGCAAAACTATTAAATAA
- a CDS encoding replication initiation protein, producing the protein MSNEVVKYHNDLNTVPMRNWTSEEMNFFFAIIAKLRDVSTREIQFDKQGLTELSNYSLTHNKRFEETMENLVKKISQIHYIERTSNSLELMNLFSRFRVDWSNDLSDMTATVKVTEEFEYVVNRLNVEFTSYELEEFTLIRSTYAKTVYRLLKQWRTIGKREFSLDELKRLLDTPDYYLPSHIDKNILKPVMRELPQFFPGLKIKKVKDNTRGNPVKSYIFTWKSEKSEKWIDGKYDKKSMSSGKVVRKEKLPEWAKEDYIQPKETMLSKEKQDELNERLARIRSN; encoded by the coding sequence ATGTCGAATGAAGTTGTTAAATATCATAATGATCTGAATACGGTTCCTATGCGGAATTGGACGAGTGAGGAAATGAACTTTTTCTTTGCTATCATTGCTAAATTACGTGATGTTAGCACACGAGAAATACAGTTTGACAAGCAGGGGCTTACTGAACTATCCAACTATTCTCTTACTCATAACAAACGGTTTGAGGAAACAATGGAAAATTTGGTTAAAAAAATTAGCCAAATTCACTATATTGAGCGTACTTCCAATTCCTTGGAGTTGATGAATCTGTTTAGTCGGTTTCGTGTGGACTGGAGTAACGATTTAAGTGATATGACTGCTACAGTGAAAGTGACAGAAGAGTTTGAGTATGTGGTAAACCGTTTGAATGTTGAGTTTACCTCTTATGAACTTGAAGAATTTACCTTGATCCGTTCTACATACGCCAAAACCGTCTATCGTTTATTGAAACAATGGCGGACAATTGGTAAGAGAGAGTTTTCCCTCGATGAACTTAAACGTTTGTTAGATACACCTGACTATTACCTTCCTAGTCACATTGACAAAAACATATTAAAACCTGTAATGCGTGAGTTGCCACAGTTTTTCCCTGGTTTAAAAATAAAAAAAGTGAAAGACAATACTCGTGGAAATCCCGTCAAAAGTTACATTTTTACATGGAAATCCGAAAAATCCGAAAAATGGATTGACGGAAAATACGACAAGAAATCTATGAGTTCAGGCAAAGTTGTTCGTAAGGAAAAATTACCTGAGTGGGCAAAAGAAGACTATATCCAACCTAAGGAAACCATGCTCTCCAAAGAAAAACAGGACGAATTGAACGAGCGGTTAGCCCGCATACGGTCTAATTAA